A DNA window from Streptomyces parvus contains the following coding sequences:
- a CDS encoding YciI family protein, whose translation MPFYVYAEDRPDVADQLTELSEEHWSYMDRFDSRLMLRGPTVSDDGEEHTGSVHVVDLADRAAAERFGREEPFWKAGLYRDLTVVAADVLLNRGPEAGVTYTLVAAQWPLSVRATGDPASDDAEQQGLWGTEPDSRFVFVAALTDDEGTGTTGVVAAVRALPDEARGLVRPFAERLAGGRPAAFTAQRWERGGRH comes from the coding sequence ATGCCGTTCTACGTATACGCCGAGGATCGGCCGGATGTCGCCGACCAGTTGACGGAGCTGTCCGAGGAGCACTGGTCCTACATGGACCGGTTCGACAGCCGGTTGATGCTCCGCGGACCCACCGTGTCCGACGACGGGGAAGAGCACACGGGGAGCGTCCACGTCGTCGATCTCGCCGACCGTGCCGCCGCCGAGCGGTTCGGGAGGGAAGAGCCGTTCTGGAAGGCCGGGCTCTACCGGGATCTCACGGTCGTCGCGGCGGATGTGCTGCTGAACCGTGGACCTGAGGCGGGCGTGACGTACACGCTCGTCGCGGCTCAGTGGCCTCTGTCGGTCCGCGCCACAGGCGATCCGGCCTCGGACGATGCCGAGCAGCAGGGCCTGTGGGGCACGGAGCCGGACAGCCGGTTCGTCTTCGTGGCTGCTCTGACGGACGACGAGGGGACCGGCACGACGGGAGTGGTCGCCGCCGTACGGGCGCTACCGGACGAGGCACGGGGACTCGTCCGGCCGTTCGCGGAACGGCTGGCCGGTGGACGGCCTGCGGCATTCACGGCCCAGCGCTGGGAGCGCGGTGGGCGGCACTGA
- a CDS encoding alpha/beta hydrolase has product MRFVLEALFEDVPAEQIAAARDFYRSRAAGRGPAGFEELKEARAKKAAPRAAVPPPVEETVEAAGVRVPVRIFLPSGGPPQGVHLGIHGGGFFMGAAAQGDERHRALADTLRIAVVGVDYRLAPEDPWPAAPDDCEAVALWLVEQAEARFGTARLTIGGSSAGATLALAALLRLRDRGVVDRFAGAALRFGAYDLSAHTPSGRLIADEYFIRAYVGHVRDRDRTLPDISPLYADLTGLPPALLVVGAEDILLEDNLTLAGRLSAAGNDVELRVYPAAPHGFTGHPTALAATALDGINSWLRERIS; this is encoded by the coding sequence GTGCGATTCGTCCTGGAAGCACTGTTCGAGGACGTGCCCGCCGAGCAGATCGCCGCGGCCCGTGACTTCTACCGGTCGCGGGCGGCGGGCCGGGGGCCCGCCGGCTTCGAGGAGCTCAAGGAGGCGCGAGCGAAGAAGGCCGCCCCCCGTGCCGCCGTTCCGCCGCCGGTCGAAGAGACGGTCGAGGCCGCCGGCGTACGCGTCCCGGTCCGGATCTTCCTGCCGTCCGGCGGTCCGCCCCAGGGTGTCCACCTGGGCATCCACGGCGGCGGCTTCTTCATGGGTGCCGCCGCTCAGGGCGACGAACGCCACCGTGCGCTCGCGGACACCCTGCGGATCGCCGTCGTCGGCGTCGACTACCGGCTCGCGCCCGAAGACCCCTGGCCGGCCGCGCCCGACGACTGCGAAGCGGTGGCACTCTGGCTCGTCGAGCAGGCCGAGGCCCGCTTCGGGACCGCGCGGCTCACGATCGGCGGCAGTTCCGCCGGAGCCACCCTCGCCCTCGCGGCCCTCCTCCGGCTGCGGGACCGGGGCGTCGTCGACCGGTTCGCCGGGGCGGCGCTCCGCTTCGGCGCCTACGACCTGAGCGCGCACACCCCGAGCGGCCGCCTCATCGCGGACGAGTACTTCATCCGGGCGTACGTCGGCCATGTGCGGGACCGCGACCGCACCCTTCCCGATATCTCGCCCCTCTACGCCGACCTGACCGGGCTTCCCCCGGCCCTGCTGGTCGTGGGTGCCGAGGACATCCTGCTGGAGGACAACCTGACGCTGGCGGGCAGGCTGTCGGCGGCCGGCAACGACGTCGAGCTGCGCGTCTACCCCGCGGCGCCCCACGGCTTCACGGGCCACCCCACCGCTCTGGCCGCCACCGCGCTCGACGGGATCAACTCCTGGCTGCGCGAGCGGATCAGCTGA
- a CDS encoding acyl-CoA dehydrogenase family protein — translation MRRTVFNEDHEAFRETIRAFIAAEVVPVYDEWFAAGQAPRDFYLKLGELGVFGIEVDEEYGGAGIDSHKYEAVIYEETARAGVSFGGSGVHTLLGLPYIKMLATDEQKKRWLPKFASGEEMWALAMTEPGTGSDVAGMKTTAKLSEDGTHYVLNGAKTFITGGVHADRVIVCARTAAPREDDRRFGISLFAVDTKSEGYSVGRKLDKLGLKVSDTAELAFVDVKVPAEDLMGEENKGFGYLGTNLASERWGIAFGAYAQAAAAVRFAKEYVQDRTVFGKTVASFQNTKFELAACQAEVDAAQAVADRALEALDAGELTAAEAASAKLFCTEVAHRVIDRCLQLHGGYGFMNEYPIARLYADNRVNRIYGGTSEVMKSIIAKSMGL, via the coding sequence GTGCGCCGTACGGTATTCAACGAGGACCACGAGGCGTTCCGGGAGACCATCCGCGCCTTCATCGCGGCCGAGGTCGTGCCGGTCTACGACGAGTGGTTCGCCGCGGGCCAGGCTCCGCGCGACTTCTACCTCAAGCTGGGCGAGCTGGGCGTCTTCGGCATCGAGGTCGACGAGGAGTACGGCGGCGCGGGCATCGACTCGCACAAGTACGAGGCCGTCATCTACGAGGAGACCGCCCGCGCCGGCGTCTCCTTCGGCGGCTCCGGCGTGCACACGCTGCTCGGCCTGCCCTACATCAAGATGCTCGCCACCGACGAGCAGAAGAAGCGCTGGCTGCCGAAGTTCGCGAGCGGTGAGGAGATGTGGGCCCTCGCGATGACCGAGCCGGGCACCGGCTCCGACGTCGCGGGCATGAAGACCACCGCCAAGCTCTCCGAGGACGGCACCCATTACGTCCTCAACGGTGCGAAGACCTTCATCACCGGCGGCGTCCACGCCGACCGCGTCATCGTCTGCGCCCGTACCGCCGCCCCGCGCGAGGACGACCGCCGCTTCGGCATCTCCCTCTTCGCCGTCGACACGAAGTCCGAGGGCTACTCGGTCGGCCGCAAGCTCGACAAGCTGGGCCTGAAGGTCTCCGACACCGCCGAGCTGGCGTTCGTCGACGTCAAGGTCCCGGCCGAGGACCTCATGGGCGAGGAGAACAAGGGCTTCGGCTACCTCGGCACCAACCTGGCCTCCGAGCGCTGGGGCATCGCCTTCGGCGCGTACGCCCAGGCCGCGGCGGCCGTCCGGTTCGCCAAGGAGTACGTCCAGGACCGCACGGTCTTCGGCAAGACCGTCGCCTCGTTCCAGAACACCAAGTTCGAGCTGGCCGCCTGCCAGGCCGAGGTGGACGCGGCCCAGGCCGTCGCCGACCGCGCGCTGGAGGCCCTGGACGCCGGTGAGCTGACGGCGGCGGAGGCCGCCTCCGCGAAGCTGTTCTGCACCGAGGTCGCGCACCGCGTCATCGACCGCTGCCTCCAGCTGCACGGCGGCTACGGCTTCATGAACGAGTACCCGATCGCCCGCCTGTACGCGGACAACCGCGTCAACCGCATCTACGGCGGCACCAGCGAGGTCATGAAGTCGATCATCGCCAAGTCCATGGGTCTGTAA
- a CDS encoding helix-turn-helix transcriptional regulator: MRLEDLARLRRARDRMDREYAEPLDVPSLARDALMSAGHFSRSFRAAFGETPYSYLMTRRIERAKALLRRGDLSVTDVCFAVGCTSLGSFSSRFTELVGESPRAYRARPHEAGETIPACVAKMLTRPVRNGEADRGPRP; the protein is encoded by the coding sequence GTGAGGCTGGAGGACCTGGCCCGGCTGCGTCGGGCGCGTGACCGTATGGACCGCGAGTACGCCGAACCGCTCGACGTCCCCTCGCTGGCCCGCGACGCCCTGATGTCGGCCGGCCACTTCTCCCGCAGCTTCCGCGCCGCCTTCGGCGAGACCCCGTACAGCTATCTCATGACCCGCCGCATCGAGCGGGCCAAGGCGCTGCTGCGCCGGGGCGACCTGTCGGTCACGGACGTCTGCTTCGCCGTCGGCTGTACGTCGCTGGGCTCGTTCAGCTCCCGCTTCACGGAGCTGGTCGGGGAGAGCCCCCGCGCCTACCGGGCCCGCCCCCACGAGGCCGGCGAGACCATCCCCGCGTGCGTCGCCAAGATGCTGACCCGACCGGTCAGGAATGGAGAAGCGGATCGGGGGCCCCGCCCGTAG
- a CDS encoding VOC family protein, with protein sequence MDIKLSQCFIAVDDHDKALAFYRDALGMEVRNDVGFEGMRWVTVGSPAQPDVEIVLEPPLADPNAPAADRQTMAELLAKGMLRGVILTSDDVDGAFEKVRAAGGEVLQEPIDQPYGVRDCAFRDPSGNMLRITQAKG encoded by the coding sequence ATGGACATCAAGCTCTCGCAGTGCTTCATCGCCGTCGACGACCACGACAAGGCCCTCGCCTTCTACCGCGACGCCCTGGGAATGGAGGTGCGCAACGATGTCGGGTTCGAAGGCATGCGCTGGGTGACCGTCGGGTCCCCCGCGCAGCCGGACGTGGAGATCGTCCTGGAGCCCCCGCTCGCCGACCCGAACGCCCCGGCCGCCGACCGGCAGACCATGGCCGAGCTGCTCGCCAAGGGCATGCTGCGCGGGGTCATCCTCACCTCCGACGACGTCGACGGGGCGTTCGAGAAGGTCCGCGCGGCGGGAGGCGAAGTGCTCCAGGAGCCGATCGACCAGCCGTACGGCGTCCGCGACTGCGCCTTCCGGGACCCCTCCGGCAACATGCTGCGCATCACCCAGGCCAAGGGATAG
- a CDS encoding FG-GAP and VCBS repeat-containing protein, translated as MKTSRLRTASAILVTLAATATAAPAVSGTAVAAAPAPVARQQVDFNGDGYEDMVASVPDGTVSGIKKAGYVAVYPGDAKGINPARHQVIHQNTAGVPGSAAANARFGGSTPADIDGDGSTDLLVSAGNGRPIILFGGRSGLGARAVELQGQGDAVGDFDGDGRADVAGIDHSDWGGKVVLSENIGADGSVGSTRTALTSDGVTAYEGLQAADIDNDGKDDLLVRTGCTEEPDCGGTSLYLSTGTGFAHTPIATAPGTYLDHASVTVGSVNGDAYPDLVLTRQPTGLDSDVDFPSKGGAVAVALGGPQGQNTSVKPKWITQATAGVPGADEKGDAMGASAAVGDLDGDGYGEVVVGLPGEDVGTAKDAGGVLVFKGRASGITGANTKVIGQSTADVPGVDEQGDAFGGEVHVVAGAKGVPATSAVAAPGENTGQGGVWLLKGSRTGPVTTGSVSFGEASLGMTPSAVRFGNRLG; from the coding sequence GTGAAGACTTCTCGACTCCGTACCGCTTCGGCGATCCTCGTGACGCTCGCCGCCACGGCGACCGCCGCCCCGGCCGTCTCGGGTACGGCGGTGGCGGCCGCACCGGCCCCCGTCGCACGTCAGCAGGTCGACTTCAACGGAGACGGGTACGAGGACATGGTCGCCTCGGTGCCCGACGGGACCGTGTCCGGTATCAAGAAGGCCGGTTACGTGGCGGTGTATCCGGGCGACGCGAAGGGCATCAACCCGGCCCGGCACCAGGTGATCCACCAGAACACGGCCGGAGTCCCGGGCTCGGCCGCCGCGAACGCGCGCTTCGGCGGTTCGACGCCCGCCGACATCGACGGCGACGGCTCCACCGACCTGCTGGTCTCGGCCGGCAACGGCCGGCCGATCATCCTGTTCGGCGGCAGGAGCGGTCTCGGCGCCCGGGCCGTCGAGCTCCAGGGCCAGGGCGACGCGGTGGGCGACTTCGACGGCGACGGCCGGGCGGACGTGGCCGGGATCGACCATTCCGACTGGGGCGGGAAGGTCGTGCTGAGCGAGAACATCGGCGCGGACGGCTCGGTCGGGAGCACCCGCACGGCGCTCACGTCCGACGGCGTCACGGCCTACGAGGGCCTGCAGGCCGCGGACATCGACAACGACGGCAAGGACGACCTGCTGGTACGCACCGGCTGCACCGAGGAGCCGGACTGCGGCGGGACGTCGCTGTATCTGTCGACCGGCACGGGCTTCGCCCACACCCCCATCGCCACCGCGCCGGGAACGTACCTCGACCACGCCTCGGTGACGGTCGGTTCGGTCAACGGCGACGCGTATCCGGACCTGGTCCTCACCCGGCAGCCGACCGGCCTGGACAGCGACGTGGACTTCCCGAGCAAGGGCGGTGCGGTGGCCGTCGCCCTCGGCGGCCCCCAGGGGCAGAACACCTCCGTGAAGCCGAAGTGGATCACCCAGGCCACCGCCGGGGTGCCGGGCGCCGACGAGAAGGGCGACGCCATGGGCGCGAGCGCCGCGGTGGGGGACCTGGACGGCGACGGCTACGGCGAGGTCGTCGTGGGCCTGCCGGGTGAGGACGTCGGCACGGCGAAGGACGCCGGCGGGGTCCTGGTCTTCAAGGGCCGCGCCTCGGGCATCACGGGCGCCAACACGAAGGTGATCGGCCAGTCCACCGCGGACGTCCCCGGCGTCGACGAGCAGGGCGACGCCTTCGGCGGCGAGGTCCACGTGGTGGCCGGCGCCAAGGGCGTACCGGCCACGTCGGCGGTGGCGGCCCCCGGCGAGAACACCGGTCAGGGCGGTGTCTGGCTCCTCAAGGGCAGCCGCACGGGCCCGGTCACCACGGGCAGTGTCTCCTTCGGCGAGGCGAGCCTGGGCATGACGCCGTCGGCGGTCCGCTTCGGCAACCGGCTGGGCTGA
- a CDS encoding class I SAM-dependent methyltransferase has product MAHRHQHQHQHGAPSAHAHSHTHGSGATPNGLPEILDLDAALFAAHLTALTGRIACLAGDDVRHIVDLGSGTGTGTFALLERFPTARVTAVDSSPAMLERLVSAARERGLDDRVRALEADAGAGLPEVVDADLVWASASLHHLDDPATALAGIRAALRPGGLLAVAEVDGMPSFLPADGEPGELEARCRAALDGLHAERMPHRGADWGSLLTAAGFSVEQERAEPWELRAPLPEGAGRYAFLVFERIRGSLDGRVDADDLAALDRLVDGGPEDVRHRDDLVVRSTRRTWMARPVQEDMKE; this is encoded by the coding sequence ATGGCCCACAGACACCAGCACCAGCATCAGCACGGGGCGCCCTCCGCGCATGCCCACTCCCACACCCACGGCTCCGGGGCGACACCGAACGGCCTTCCCGAAATCCTCGACCTCGACGCCGCCCTCTTCGCAGCCCACCTGACCGCGCTCACCGGGCGTATCGCCTGTCTGGCGGGTGATGACGTCCGGCACATCGTCGACCTCGGCTCGGGTACCGGGACCGGCACGTTCGCCCTGTTGGAGCGGTTCCCGACCGCCCGCGTGACCGCCGTCGACAGCTCCCCCGCGATGCTGGAGCGGCTCGTCTCGGCGGCCCGCGAGCGGGGGCTGGACGACCGTGTGCGGGCGCTGGAGGCCGACGCCGGTGCGGGACTGCCGGAAGTGGTCGACGCCGACCTCGTCTGGGCGTCGGCGTCCCTGCACCACCTGGACGACCCCGCGACCGCCCTGGCCGGCATCCGGGCCGCGCTGCGTCCCGGAGGGCTGCTGGCCGTCGCGGAGGTGGACGGGATGCCGTCCTTCCTGCCCGCGGACGGGGAGCCGGGCGAGCTGGAGGCCCGCTGTCGCGCCGCGCTCGACGGCCTGCACGCCGAGCGGATGCCGCACCGGGGTGCCGACTGGGGCTCCCTGCTGACGGCCGCCGGCTTCTCCGTCGAGCAGGAGCGCGCCGAGCCGTGGGAGCTGCGCGCCCCGCTGCCCGAGGGGGCGGGGCGGTACGCCTTCCTGGTCTTCGAGCGGATCCGCGGCTCTCTCGACGGGCGCGTCGACGCCGACGACCTGGCCGCGCTCGACCGGCTGGTCGACGGCGGGCCCGAGGACGTACGTCACCGCGACGACCTCGTCGTACGGTCCACGCGCCGGACGTGGATGGCCCGTCCCGTCCAGGAGGACATGAAGGAATGA
- a CDS encoding DUF4157 domain-containing protein, which yields MRAHASGKEPADSPARARAAAPARLPGGTGALDAGSALALQRSLGNAAVTRLLEEKREREEESARTGGAEAAPDVQRSAVQNVLRAPGRPLDTALKDDMESRFDADFSDVRLHTGAAARDSAAGIGARAYTSGSHIVIGDRGDDKHTLAHELTHVLQQRTGPVSGSDDGTGLRISDPSDRYEREAEANASRVLSSRLPAHSPAEGAGHAPSSRGSGAAVQRRSREKPAEE from the coding sequence GTGCGTGCGCACGCCTCGGGAAAAGAGCCTGCCGACAGCCCCGCACGGGCCCGGGCCGCGGCTCCGGCCCGCCTCCCGGGCGGCACCGGCGCCCTCGACGCCGGGAGTGCCCTGGCGCTGCAACGGTCCCTGGGCAATGCGGCGGTGACGCGCCTGCTGGAAGAGAAGCGGGAGCGGGAAGAGGAGTCGGCCCGGACCGGCGGGGCGGAAGCCGCGCCCGATGTGCAGCGTTCCGCCGTCCAGAACGTCCTCCGGGCCCCGGGCCGCCCCCTGGACACCGCGCTCAAGGACGACATGGAGAGCCGGTTCGACGCCGACTTCTCGGACGTCCGCCTGCACACCGGCGCGGCCGCCCGGGACTCCGCCGCCGGGATCGGTGCTCGCGCCTACACCTCCGGAAGCCACATCGTGATCGGCGACCGGGGCGACGACAAGCACACGCTCGCCCACGAACTGACCCACGTCCTCCAGCAACGCACGGGTCCCGTCTCCGGCAGCGACGACGGAACCGGTCTGCGGATCAGCGACCCCTCCGACCGATACGAACGCGAGGCCGAGGCGAACGCGTCGCGGGTGCTGTCCTCCCGGCTACCGGCCCACAGCCCGGCGGAGGGCGCGGGCCATGCCCCGTCCTCCCGCGGTTCCGGGGCAGCCGTTCAGCGGCGCTCCCGGGAGAAGCCTGCCGAGGAGTAG
- a CDS encoding GNAT family N-acetyltransferase gives MTRTLSTPPTLTTGRLAGAPQPVLPVVGCGLLLRPWERADARAFLSAYEDEETRRWHTHRPSTEAEVREWFDGYRQDWEREKGCHWAVARDSGEVLGRMALRGVDFADGVANAAYWVLPAARGAGVASRALAAVSAWALDGIGFHRLELDHSTRNDASCRVATKAGYLLEGTRRSAAVHDDGRHDMHLHARVRGDR, from the coding sequence ATGACCCGTACGTTGTCGACGCCGCCCACCCTGACCACCGGCCGCCTCGCCGGAGCCCCGCAACCCGTGCTCCCGGTGGTCGGCTGCGGGCTGTTGCTGCGTCCGTGGGAGCGAGCCGACGCGCGGGCGTTCCTCTCCGCGTACGAGGACGAGGAAACCCGCCGCTGGCACACCCACCGGCCGTCGACCGAGGCCGAGGTCCGGGAGTGGTTCGACGGGTACCGGCAGGACTGGGAGCGGGAGAAGGGCTGCCACTGGGCCGTCGCCCGCGACAGCGGCGAGGTGCTCGGCCGGATGGCCCTGCGCGGCGTGGACTTCGCCGACGGCGTCGCGAACGCGGCGTACTGGGTGCTCCCCGCCGCACGCGGCGCGGGGGTCGCCTCCCGCGCCCTCGCGGCGGTGAGCGCGTGGGCGCTGGACGGCATCGGCTTCCACCGGCTGGAGTTGGACCACTCGACGCGTAACGACGCCTCCTGCCGGGTCGCCACCAAGGCCGGCTACCTGCTGGAGGGGACCAGGCGCAGCGCTGCCGTGCACGACGACGGCCGGCACGACATGCATCTGCACGCCCGCGTCAGAGGCGACCGCTGA
- a CDS encoding GPP34 family phosphoprotein has product MQKKTGNDLLIVEDLTLLMMDDTSGAIAGAGTLYYTLGGALLVELGLGGHLRADGNGTGLNGVKVHAVAGRTPSDPLLRAVHAKVGERVRGVQTLLIEIGTGAGKRETVLDRLVERGVLRQETKKTLGLFRTTSTTVADTGYKKALVERVRAVLVDGAEPDDRTAALAGLLSASGTLPTLHRSIPWSGKVYQRAKELERSSWGAEAVNAAVLRTVAAVSAGTAVAVSST; this is encoded by the coding sequence ATGCAGAAGAAGACCGGGAACGACCTGCTCATCGTCGAAGACCTGACCCTGCTGATGATGGACGACACGTCGGGGGCCATCGCGGGGGCGGGCACGCTGTACTACACGCTGGGCGGCGCACTCCTCGTGGAGCTGGGCCTCGGCGGGCACCTCAGGGCCGACGGGAACGGCACGGGCCTGAACGGCGTGAAGGTGCATGCCGTCGCCGGTCGTACGCCGTCGGACCCGCTGCTCCGGGCCGTCCACGCGAAGGTCGGTGAGCGGGTGCGCGGCGTACAGACCCTGCTGATCGAGATCGGCACGGGGGCGGGGAAGCGGGAGACGGTGCTCGACCGGCTCGTGGAGCGGGGCGTGCTGCGCCAGGAGACGAAGAAGACCCTGGGCCTGTTCCGTACGACGTCGACGACGGTCGCGGACACCGGGTACAAGAAGGCCCTGGTGGAGAGGGTTCGTGCCGTCCTGGTCGACGGCGCCGAGCCCGACGACCGTACGGCGGCGCTGGCCGGACTGCTGTCCGCGAGCGGCACGCTCCCGACGCTGCACCGCTCCATCCCGTGGTCCGGCAAGGTCTACCAGCGGGCCAAGGAGCTGGAGCGGAGCAGTTGGGGCGCGGAAGCGGTGAACGCGGCGGTGCTGCGGACGGTGGCGGCGGTTTCCGCCGGGACCGCCGTCGCCGTCAGCAGCACCTAG
- a CDS encoding excinuclease ABC subunit UvrA yields MAPRTKTPQPPAPHAADSHDLIRVHGARENNLKDVSIELPKRRLTVFTGVSGSGKSSLVFATIAAESQRLINETYPAFVQGFMPSQARPDVDVLDGLTTAIIVDQQRMGSDPRSTVGTATDANAMLRILFSRLGKPHIGPPGAFAFNVPSVTASGAITVERGNKKAVKATFSRTGGMCPRCEGRGSVSDIDLTQLYDDSKSIAEGAFTIPGWKSDSWWTVRIYAESGFLDPNKPIAKFTTREMRDFLYKEPTKVKVEGSTLTFEGLIPKIQKSFLSKDREAMQPHIREFVDRAVTFATCPECEGTRLTEGARSSKIKKISIADACAMEIRDLAEWVRGLNEPSVAPLLEALQQTLDSFVEIGLGYLALDRPSGTLSGGEAQRVKMIRHLGSSLTDVTYVFDEPTIGLHPHDIQRMNDLLLRLRDKGNTVLVVEHKPEAIAIADHVVDLGPGAGTAGGAVCFEGTLEGLRASDTVTGRHLDDRAALKDEVRKPTGALEIRGATAHNLQDVDVDIPLGVLTVITGVAGSGKSSLVHGSIPAGENVISVDQSPIKGSRRSNPATYTGLLEPIRKAFAKANGVKPALFSANSEGACPTCNGAGVIFTDLGVMASVSSPCEDCEGKRFHASVLEYHLGGRDISEVLAMSVTEAEEFFGSGEAALPAAHRILDRLVDVGLGYLSLGQPLTTLSGGERQRLKLATHMGDKGGVYVLDEPTTGLHLADVEQLLGLLDRLVDSGKSVIVIEHHQAVMAHADWIIDLGPGAGHDGGRIVFEGTPADLVAGRSTLTGEHLAEYVGE; encoded by the coding sequence ATGGCTCCGAGAACGAAGACCCCGCAGCCGCCCGCGCCGCACGCCGCCGACAGCCACGATCTGATCCGCGTGCACGGTGCGCGGGAGAACAACCTGAAGGACGTCAGCATCGAGCTGCCCAAGCGCCGGCTGACGGTGTTCACCGGAGTCTCCGGCTCGGGCAAGAGCTCGCTCGTCTTCGCCACCATCGCCGCCGAGTCCCAGCGGCTGATCAACGAGACGTACCCCGCGTTCGTCCAGGGCTTCATGCCCTCGCAGGCCCGGCCCGACGTCGATGTGCTCGACGGCCTGACGACCGCGATCATCGTCGACCAGCAGCGCATGGGCAGCGACCCCCGCTCCACCGTCGGCACCGCCACCGACGCCAACGCCATGCTGCGCATCCTCTTCAGCCGGCTCGGCAAGCCGCACATCGGCCCGCCCGGCGCGTTCGCCTTCAACGTCCCCTCGGTGACCGCCAGCGGTGCGATCACCGTCGAGCGCGGCAACAAGAAGGCGGTCAAGGCGACCTTCAGCCGCACCGGCGGCATGTGCCCGCGCTGCGAGGGCCGCGGATCGGTCTCCGACATCGACCTCACCCAGCTCTACGACGACTCCAAGTCGATCGCCGAGGGCGCGTTCACCATCCCCGGCTGGAAGTCGGACAGCTGGTGGACCGTGCGGATCTACGCCGAGTCCGGCTTCCTCGACCCGAACAAGCCGATCGCCAAGTTCACCACGAGGGAGATGCGGGACTTCCTCTACAAGGAGCCGACCAAGGTGAAGGTCGAGGGCTCCACCCTCACCTTCGAGGGGCTGATCCCCAAGATCCAGAAGTCCTTCCTGTCCAAGGACCGCGAGGCGATGCAGCCCCACATCCGGGAGTTCGTCGACCGCGCGGTCACCTTCGCCACCTGCCCCGAGTGCGAGGGAACGCGGCTGACCGAGGGCGCGCGCTCCTCGAAGATCAAGAAGATCTCCATCGCCGACGCCTGCGCGATGGAGATCCGGGACCTCGCGGAATGGGTCCGCGGCCTGAACGAACCCTCGGTCGCCCCGCTGCTCGAAGCCCTCCAGCAGACGCTGGACTCGTTCGTGGAGATCGGCCTCGGCTACCTCGCCCTGGACCGCCCCTCCGGCACCCTGTCCGGCGGCGAGGCCCAGCGCGTCAAGATGATCCGCCACCTCGGCTCCTCGCTCACCGACGTCACGTACGTCTTCGACGAGCCGACCATCGGCCTCCACCCGCACGACATCCAGCGCATGAACGACCTCCTGCTGCGCCTGCGCGACAAGGGCAACACGGTCCTGGTCGTCGAGCACAAGCCGGAGGCGATCGCCATCGCGGACCACGTGGTCGACCTCGGCCCCGGGGCCGGTACGGCGGGCGGCGCCGTCTGCTTCGAGGGCACCCTGGAGGGGCTCCGCGCCTCCGACACCGTCACCGGCCGCCACCTCGACGACCGGGCCGCCCTCAAGGACGAGGTCCGCAAGCCCACCGGCGCGCTGGAGATCCGCGGTGCGACGGCGCACAACCTCCAGGACGTCGACGTCGACATCCCGCTCGGCGTCCTCACCGTCATCACGGGCGTCGCCGGCTCCGGAAAGAGTTCGCTCGTCCACGGCTCGATCCCGGCGGGCGAGAACGTCATCTCGGTCGACCAGAGCCCCATCAAGGGGTCCCGCCGCAGCAACCCGGCGACGTACACCGGCCTGCTGGAGCCGATCCGCAAGGCCTTCGCCAAGGCCAACGGCGTGAAGCCCGCCCTGTTCAGCGCCAACTCCGAGGGCGCCTGCCCCACGTGCAACGGCGCGGGCGTCATCTTCACCGACCTCGGCGTCATGGCGAGCGTCTCCAGCCCCTGCGAGGACTGCGAGGGCAAGCGGTTCCATGCCTCAGTCCTGGAGTACCACCTCGGCGGCCGCGACATCAGCGAGGTCCTCGCCATGTCGGTCACCGAGGCCGAGGAGTTCTTCGGCTCCGGCGAGGCGGCCCTCCCGGCCGCGCACAGGATCCTCGACCGCCTCGTGGACGTCGGCCTCGGCTACCTGAGCCTCGGCCAACCGCTCACCACCCTGTCCGGCGGCGAACGCCAGCGCTTGAAGCTGGCGACGCACATGGGTGACAAGGGCGGCGTCTACGTCCTCGACGAGCCGACCACCGGCCTGCACCTCGCGGACGTGGAGCAGCTCCTCGGCCTGCTGGACCGCCTGGTCGACTCCGGGAAGTCGGTGATCGTCATCGAGCACCACCAGGCGGTCATGGCCCACGCCGACTGGATCATCGACCTCGGCCCCGGCGCGGGCCACGACGGCGGCAGGATCGTCTTCGAGGGCACCCCCGCCGACCTGGTGGCCGGCCGTTCGACGCTGACGGGCGAACACCTCGCGGAGTACGTGGGGGAGTAG